A genomic stretch from Nitrobacter winogradskyi Nb-255 includes:
- a CDS encoding DUF3298 and DUF4163 domain-containing protein translates to MITRLSSIVISLQKFSCLAAALVLAGIAPTIAAQPKPDVAVKTKYIDASVTLDKQIRANAPLAENLLAEGKHWVEKNRADAAKEFKTSPELFRDGRAWTFERSYAQTSNVGDRYVSIVRTDYVYTGRAHPNTLIDTILWDEETRKQISIRPFFKETADTGPTLKTLRNAAIAAVKAEKKERGIEDSGDIDWYQGILPALLKVGAISLAPSTVAGKSAGLAFHYSPYAVGPYAEGSYTVFVPWETFKAHLSPQGLAIFGGDRPPDTKPDAE, encoded by the coding sequence ATGATCACCAGACTGAGTTCCATCGTGATTTCGCTTCAGAAATTTTCATGTCTCGCGGCAGCCCTGGTACTCGCAGGCATCGCTCCCACCATCGCGGCCCAACCCAAGCCCGACGTCGCCGTCAAGACGAAATACATCGACGCCAGCGTCACGCTCGACAAGCAGATCAGGGCCAATGCGCCGCTGGCGGAGAACCTGCTCGCGGAAGGCAAGCATTGGGTCGAGAAGAACCGCGCGGATGCGGCGAAGGAATTCAAGACATCGCCGGAATTATTCCGCGACGGTCGCGCTTGGACCTTCGAACGCAGTTACGCCCAAACGTCGAATGTCGGTGACCGGTACGTCAGCATCGTGCGCACCGACTATGTCTATACCGGGCGCGCGCATCCCAATACGCTCATTGATACGATCCTTTGGGACGAAGAGACGAGGAAGCAGATCAGCATCCGTCCGTTCTTTAAGGAAACCGCCGACACCGGCCCAACGCTGAAAACGCTGCGCAACGCCGCTATCGCCGCCGTAAAGGCCGAGAAGAAGGAACGCGGCATCGAGGATTCCGGCGACATCGACTGGTACCAGGGCATATTGCCAGCGCTGCTGAAGGTCGGAGCCATATCGCTGGCCCCTTCCACCGTGGCCGGCAAGAGCGCCGGCCTCGCGTTTCATTACTCGCCCTACGCAGTCGGTCCCTACGCCGAGGGTTCATATACCGTGTTCGTGCCGTGGGAGACCTTCAAGGCGCATCTGTCGCCGCAGGGCCTTGCGATCTTCGGCGGCGACCGCCCTCCCGATACGAAGCCTGACGCCGAATGA
- the meaB gene encoding methylmalonyl Co-A mutase-associated GTPase MeaB, translating to MNRPLAIPGIAADIRAGNRAALARAITLIESRRADHEATARELVQELLPATGNAIRVGITGSPGVGKSTTIDALGMDLIARGHRIAVLAVDPSSVRSGGSILGDKTRMARLAAAEAAYIRPSPAAGTLGGVAARTREAMLLCEAAGFDVILVETVGTGQSETAVYDMTDFFLALMLPGAGDELQGIKKGLVELADMIAVNKADGDNLSRANTAAAAYRSAMKILVPRSQHWSPPVLTYSGLTGSGIPELWRKIVEHRAAMNRSGEFAQRRSRQQVKWMWSMFEDRIKARLRNDPVIREKVKATEAAVSEGRVTPALGASQIAELLR from the coding sequence ATGAACCGCCCGCTCGCTATCCCCGGCATCGCCGCCGATATCCGCGCCGGCAACCGCGCGGCGCTGGCGCGCGCCATCACCCTGATCGAAAGCCGCCGCGCCGATCACGAGGCTACCGCGCGCGAACTGGTGCAGGAGCTTCTGCCGGCGACCGGCAACGCCATCCGCGTCGGCATCACCGGCTCGCCGGGTGTCGGCAAGTCCACCACCATCGATGCACTCGGCATGGACCTGATCGCGCGTGGCCACAGGATCGCGGTGCTGGCGGTTGATCCTTCCTCGGTGCGCAGCGGCGGCTCGATCCTCGGCGACAAGACGCGGATGGCGAGGCTGGCGGCGGCGGAAGCCGCCTACATCCGGCCCTCGCCCGCCGCCGGAACGCTCGGGGGCGTCGCGGCCAGAACCCGCGAGGCGATGCTGTTGTGCGAAGCGGCGGGCTTCGACGTGATCCTGGTGGAAACCGTGGGAACGGGACAGTCGGAAACCGCCGTGTACGACATGACGGATTTCTTCCTCGCCTTGATGCTGCCCGGCGCGGGCGACGAACTGCAAGGCATCAAGAAAGGTCTGGTCGAACTCGCCGACATGATCGCGGTCAACAAGGCTGACGGCGATAATCTGTCACGCGCCAACACCGCCGCCGCGGCCTATCGCTCCGCGATGAAAATTCTCGTCCCCCGCTCGCAGCACTGGTCTCCGCCGGTGCTGACCTACTCAGGGCTGACCGGATCAGGCATCCCGGAGCTGTGGCGGAAGATCGTCGAGCACCGCGCCGCGATGAACAGATCCGGCGAGTTCGCGCAGCGGCGCAGCCGGCAGCAGGTGAAGTGGATGTGGTCGATGTTCGAGGATCGCATCAAGGCGCGCCTGCGCAACGATCCAGTGATCCGCGAGAAAGTGAAGGCGACCGAGGCCGCGGTTTCCGAGGGCCGCGTCACGCCGGCGCTGGGAGCAAGCCAGATCGCGGAACTGCTGCGGTGA
- a CDS encoding pyroglutamyl-peptidase I — protein sequence MTTSLRVLITGFGPFPGAPFNPTVPLVKQLARLRRPALDDVTITTHIFDVAYATVDSELPRLLATHRPHALLMFGLAARTRWLRIETRARNAMTTIWPDQHGARIRKGAIAGTANARAFGPHVFKLLHAARRTGIDARASRDAGSYLCNYLCWRAVEAADHQAGPRLAAFIHVPALKRDGSAAVPGGMTLAHLVDAGEAMLMEMVKAARQTRL from the coding sequence ATGACGACGTCCCTTCGTGTCCTCATCACCGGCTTCGGCCCGTTTCCCGGCGCGCCGTTCAATCCGACTGTTCCGCTGGTGAAGCAACTCGCGAGATTGCGCCGGCCCGCGCTGGACGACGTTACGATCACAACCCACATCTTCGATGTCGCGTATGCGACGGTGGATTCTGAACTGCCGCGGCTTCTTGCGACGCATCGTCCGCACGCGCTCCTGATGTTCGGTCTCGCGGCGCGCACCCGCTGGCTGCGGATCGAGACGCGCGCGCGAAACGCAATGACGACGATCTGGCCGGACCAGCACGGGGCGCGGATTCGCAAGGGCGCGATCGCGGGCACGGCGAATGCGCGTGCGTTCGGGCCGCATGTTTTCAAGCTGCTGCACGCGGCACGCCGGACGGGCATCGACGCCCGCGCCTCCCGCGATGCCGGCAGCTACCTTTGCAATTATCTCTGCTGGCGCGCCGTCGAGGCCGCCGATCATCAGGCAGGGCCGCGGCTCGCCGCGTTCATTCATGTTCCGGCGCTGAAACGCGACGGCTCGGCTGCCGTTCCCGGCGGCATGACGCTGGCGCATCTCGTCGATGCCGGCGAGGCCATGCTCATGGAAATGGTGAAAGCGGCGCGGCAGACGAGGCTATAG
- a CDS encoding multidrug effflux MFS transporter produces MTDADMDGWVSRAHQPRGFPEFVALVACIMALNPIATDMMLPAMPDVRDAYAIVHPNHVQAVISVYLAGFGAGQFIMGPLSDRFGRRPILIGGMLLYSAAGLLSVVASSFETMLLARVLQGIGSSAARVIATSIVRDCYSGRRMASVMSLAMMIFISVPVLAPSLGQAILLFSEWRGIFVVLTAYGLLALLWCALRLPETLPPAGRKPLTAANVFDAFRQTVTNRQTIGYALAAGGVQSVLFAYVFCSQQIFTGIYGLGDYFPLAFAAIATGLAAAGFLNARIVGRFGMRVISHGALTGSVVIAALTLLAAWQGWLSFPVYMVFAIGTMFAFGLMFSNFTALAMEPQGHIAGTASSLFGSITTLIGSGVGAMIGQDFNGTMLRFTASAFLCTIAALVVVIVVERGRLFVPHNPAVPPPR; encoded by the coding sequence ATGACCGACGCCGATATGGACGGATGGGTGTCGCGAGCCCATCAGCCGAGAGGGTTCCCTGAATTCGTCGCCCTCGTCGCCTGCATCATGGCGCTGAACCCGATCGCGACCGACATGATGCTGCCGGCGATGCCGGACGTCCGCGATGCCTACGCCATCGTTCACCCCAATCATGTCCAGGCCGTAATCTCGGTGTATCTGGCCGGCTTCGGCGCGGGCCAGTTCATCATGGGTCCGCTGTCGGACCGGTTCGGCCGCCGCCCGATCCTGATCGGCGGAATGCTGCTCTACAGCGCGGCTGGCCTGTTGTCGGTGGTCGCGTCCTCGTTTGAAACGATGCTGCTGGCGCGCGTGCTGCAGGGAATCGGAAGTTCGGCCGCCCGCGTCATCGCCACCTCTATCGTGCGCGACTGCTACAGTGGCCGGCGCATGGCGAGCGTGATGTCGCTTGCGATGATGATCTTCATCTCGGTGCCCGTGCTTGCGCCATCACTCGGACAGGCGATCCTGCTGTTCTCGGAATGGCGCGGCATCTTCGTGGTGCTGACCGCCTACGGCCTGCTCGCTTTGCTGTGGTGCGCGCTCCGATTGCCAGAGACCCTGCCGCCCGCGGGGCGCAAGCCGCTGACCGCCGCAAACGTCTTCGACGCATTCCGTCAGACCGTCACCAACCGGCAGACCATCGGCTACGCGCTCGCGGCCGGCGGCGTGCAGAGCGTGCTGTTCGCCTATGTCTTTTGTTCGCAACAGATCTTCACCGGGATCTACGGCCTCGGCGACTATTTCCCGCTCGCCTTCGCCGCCATCGCCACCGGCCTCGCCGCCGCTGGTTTTCTGAACGCCCGCATCGTCGGCCGGTTCGGCATGCGGGTGATTTCGCACGGCGCGTTGACGGGATCGGTGGTGATTGCTGCGCTGACGTTGCTCGCGGCGTGGCAGGGCTGGCTATCGTTTCCGGTTTACATGGTGTTTGCGATCGGCACGATGTTCGCGTTCGGGCTGATGTTCTCAAACTTCACCGCGCTCGCGATGGAGCCGCAAGGCCATATCGCCGGAACCGCCTCATCCCTGTTCGGCTCGATCACGACATTGATAGGCAGCGGCGTCGGCGCCATGATCGGACAGGACTTCAACGGCACCATGCTGCGGTTCACAGCAAGCGCCTTCCTTTGCACCATCGCCGCTTTGGTCGTCGTGATCGTTGTCGAGCGCGGACGGTTGTTCGTGCCCCACAACCCCGCGGTCCCGCCGCCGCGTTAA
- a CDS encoding TIGR03808 family TAT-translocated repetitive protein produces MDIDRRHILGASAAGIIGAQAMPANAVRAAPLTSTLGRDAAHYGVRPNATGDQTRALQRAINEAARANAPLALSPGVYRTGPLLLAKGSQLVGVRGATTLAFTGGASLLAAEGADHIGLSDLTLDGGGVPLPDRRGLVHCLGGRDVRIMDCAITGSGGNGIWLENAAGEISGNLIEKIETTGIVSFDALGLTIARNTIRQTRDNGIEILRTAIGDDGSIVTGNRIENIKAGQGGSGQHGNAINAFRAGNVIVSGNRISDCDYSAVRGNSASNIQITGNSISNVREVALYSEFAFEGAVIAGNTVDGAAVGVSVSNFNKGGRLAVVQGNIIRNLLPKRPIGTAPDDDAGIGIYIEADTSVTGNLIENAPSFGIIAGWGKYLRDVAITGNVIRKTFIGIGVSVVDGAGTALVNTNVISDAPRGAVVGLDHARPVTPDLSAAGAAKFTQIVIGANAVR; encoded by the coding sequence ATGGATATCGACCGCCGCCATATCCTCGGAGCTTCCGCCGCCGGCATCATCGGTGCGCAGGCGATGCCGGCGAATGCAGTTCGCGCGGCGCCGCTGACATCGACGCTCGGGCGCGATGCCGCTCATTACGGCGTGCGGCCCAACGCCACCGGCGACCAGACCCGCGCGCTGCAACGGGCGATCAATGAGGCCGCGCGCGCCAACGCACCGCTCGCGCTTTCCCCCGGCGTCTATCGCACGGGACCGTTGTTGCTCGCGAAGGGATCGCAACTTGTCGGCGTGCGCGGCGCGACCACGCTCGCCTTCACCGGCGGCGCTTCGCTACTGGCAGCCGAGGGCGCGGACCACATCGGCCTCAGCGATCTCACCCTCGATGGCGGCGGCGTTCCCCTTCCCGATCGGCGCGGTCTGGTCCATTGCCTCGGCGGACGCGATGTCAGGATCATGGATTGCGCGATCACCGGCAGCGGCGGCAACGGCATCTGGCTCGAAAATGCCGCCGGCGAGATCAGCGGCAATCTCATCGAGAAGATCGAGACGACGGGAATCGTCTCCTTCGATGCACTCGGATTGACGATCGCGCGCAACACCATTCGCCAGACAAGGGATAACGGCATCGAGATCCTGCGCACCGCCATCGGCGACGACGGCTCGATCGTCACCGGCAACCGGATCGAGAACATCAAGGCGGGCCAGGGCGGCTCCGGCCAGCACGGCAACGCCATCAACGCCTTCCGCGCCGGCAATGTCATCGTCAGCGGCAACCGCATCAGCGACTGCGATTACTCCGCCGTGCGCGGCAACTCGGCATCCAACATTCAGATCACCGGCAACAGCATCAGCAATGTGCGCGAGGTGGCGCTCTATTCCGAATTCGCCTTCGAGGGCGCGGTGATCGCCGGCAACACCGTGGACGGCGCGGCGGTCGGCGTCTCCGTCAGCAACTTCAACAAGGGCGGCCGGCTTGCGGTCGTGCAAGGCAACATCATCCGCAACCTGTTGCCGAAGCGACCGATCGGCACCGCGCCCGACGACGACGCCGGCATCGGCATCTATATCGAGGCGGATACGTCGGTGACCGGAAACCTCATCGAGAACGCACCGTCGTTCGGCATCATCGCGGGCTGGGGCAAATATCTCCGCGATGTCGCGATCACCGGCAATGTCATCCGTAAAACCTTCATCGGCATCGGAGTTTCGGTCGTGGACGGCGCAGGCACGGCGCTGGTCAACACCAACGTGATTTCGGATGCGCCGCGCGGCGCGGTGGTCGGACTTGACCACGCCAGGCCCGTGACGCCGGATCTTTCCGCCGCTGGCGCCGCCAAGTTCACGCAGATCGTCATCGGCGCCAACGCGGTGCGTTGA
- a CDS encoding TIGR03809 family protein translates to MTQRYDAGRAPDLAQDILNRWCVLAEQRLDFLIELYESGRWRRYHSENAFMDNLREAKAVVETWRALAQREATPDNRAFDWSRLDRPSQTPAVSQHGAGQSSAGAAIPYAPRVVVGLQEGATPRAKDEVPAGKNARDADRPTGILPDLKTLQMRYPILRYARTG, encoded by the coding sequence ATGACCCAACGATACGACGCCGGGCGCGCGCCCGACCTCGCTCAAGACATCCTCAATCGATGGTGTGTGCTTGCCGAACAGCGGCTCGATTTTCTGATCGAGCTTTATGAAAGCGGCAGGTGGCGACGCTACCATTCCGAAAATGCCTTCATGGACAACCTGCGTGAGGCAAAGGCCGTCGTCGAAACCTGGCGCGCGCTGGCCCAGCGCGAGGCGACGCCGGACAATCGGGCATTCGACTGGTCGCGGCTCGATCGGCCTTCGCAAACCCCTGCCGTTTCTCAGCATGGCGCCGGGCAGTCGTCAGCCGGAGCTGCGATACCTTACGCGCCGCGGGTGGTTGTCGGCTTACAGGAAGGGGCGACGCCGCGAGCGAAGGACGAAGTGCCGGCCGGAAAGAATGCGCGGGATGCTGATCGGCCGACGGGGATTTTGCCGGATCTGAAAACCCTTCAGATGCGCTATCCGATCCTTCGATACGCCAGAACAGGGTGA
- a CDS encoding CsbD family protein, giving the protein MDWNRVEGSWKQLKGSVKEKWGKLTDDDLDVINGKREQLEGKIQERYGYQKDQAKKEIDDWFGSRKW; this is encoded by the coding sequence ATGGACTGGAATCGTGTCGAAGGAAGCTGGAAACAACTCAAGGGCTCCGTGAAGGAGAAATGGGGCAAGCTGACGGACGATGATCTTGATGTCATCAACGGCAAGCGTGAACAGCTCGAAGGAAAAATTCAGGAGCGCTACGGATACCAGAAAGATCAGGCCAAGAAGGAAATCGACGATTGGTTCGGTAGCCGGAAGTGGTGA